The following are from one region of the Corylus avellana chromosome ca1, CavTom2PMs-1.0 genome:
- the LOC132174875 gene encoding aspartic proteinase oryzasin-1-like, whose product MANKFLLVALCLLTSVCSLAVPSSSNGIVRIYLKKQRFDLNSIKTARIIGKERKLAKKSLNVGASATDNASLKNLFDARYYGEIGIGSPPQKFSVIFDTGSSNLWVPSSHCYFSMACYGHARYNTCQSSTFAKIGKPSNINYGFGSISGFLSKDNVQVGDLVVKDQVLIGATRQGVAFVLSNFDGILGLGFQEISAENAVPVWDNMVQQGLISQKIFSFWFNRDPEKSEGGEIIFGGVDPKHFKGEHTYVPVTQKGYWQIGFGDFLIANHSTGFCEGGCNAIMDSGTSFIAGPTAIITEINRAIGVKGLKNVDCKRVVSQYGDLMWDLLISGVQPGKLCSNIGLCLNGTQPMSKIIETKVEAKSGKELKVGDDLLCTACEMTAIFIHSQLKQNKTKTKVFEYVNKLCDNLQNPMAESAVKCDNIVNMPSISFIIGNRSFHLTPEQYVLKVEQGFSTFCISGFIPLDVPPPKGPLWILGEIFMEAYHTVFDFGKLQVGFAEAA is encoded by the exons ATGGCGAATAAGTTTCTCTTGGTGGCTCTCTGCCTATTGACTTCAGTATGCTCCTTGGCTGTTCCTTCTTCCTCCAATGGCATAGTGAGAATCTATCTGAAGAAACAACGTTTTGATCTCAACAGTATAAAAACGGCTAGAATAATTGGGAAAGAGAGAAAACTCGCCAAGAAATCGCTTAATGTGGGTGCTTCAGCAACAGATAATGCCTCATTGAAGAACCTTTTTGATGCCCGGTATTATGGAGAGATTGGAATTGGCTCACCACCACAGAAGTTCAGTGTCATCTTTGACACAGGCAGTTCCAATCTTTGGGTTCCATCGTCACACTGTTATTTTTCT ATGGCCTGCTATGGCCATGCTAGGTACAACACTTGCCAGTCCAGTACATTTGCGAAGATCG GTAAACCTTCCAATATAAATTATGGTTTTGGATCAATTTCGGGCTTTCTCAGCAAAGATAATGTGCAAGTTGGAGATCTTGTTGTCAAAGATCAA GTACTCATTGGGGCTACACGGCAAGGTGTTGCTTTCGTACTATCAAACTTTGATGGGATACTTGGACTTGGGTTTCAGGAAATTTCTGCAGAGAATGCTGTGCCAGTTTG GGATAACATGGTGCAACAAGGTCTAATAAGCCAGAAGATCTTTTCTTTCTGGTTCAATCGGGATCCAGAGAAAAGTGAGGGAGGTGAGATCATCTTTGGTGGTGTTGATCCCAAACACTTCAAGGGTGAGCATACTTATGTTCCGGTTACTCAAAAAGGTTACTGGCAG ATTGGATTTGGAGATTTTCTTATCGCAAACCATTCTACAG GTTTCTGTGAGGGTGGCTGTAATGCTATAATGGATTCAGGCACATCCTTCATTGCTGGACCGACG GCCATCATCACTGAAATCAACCGTGCCATTGGAGTAAAAGGATTGAAGAATGTGGACTGTAAAAGAGTTGTTTCTCAGTATGGGGATCTGATGTGGGATCTCTTGATATCAGGG GTACAGCCAGGCAAATTGTGTTCAAATATTGGACTTTGTTTAAATGGGACTCAGCCTATGAG CAAGATTATTGAAACAAAGGTGGAAGCGAAGAGTGGGAAGGAATTGAAAGTTGGTGATGATCTCCTTTGTACTGCCTGTGAGATGACTGCTATATTTATCCATAGTCAGcttaaacaaaacaagacaaaaacaaaagtattcGAATATGTGAACAAG CTGTGTGACAACTTGCAGAATCCAATGGCAGAATCAGCTGTCAAATGTGATAATATTGTAAACATGCCATCCATTTCATTCATCATTGGGAATAGATCCTTCCATCTCACACCTGAGCAG TATGTCCTTAAGGTTGAACAAGGGTTTTCTACCTTCTGCATCAGTGGCTTTATTCCTTTAGATGTTCCTCCTCCAAAAGGTCCCCTCTG GATTCTTGGAGAAATCTTCATGGAAGCTTATCACACAGTGTTTGACTTTGGTAAGCTCCAAGTAGGATTTGCAGAGGCTGCTTAG
- the LOC132176025 gene encoding uncharacterized protein LOC132176025, with the protein MELDDDDWELSPEELDSLERDAFQKIAQLQRHNPNSSSSSSSASVNCSYYNNNKPPQQQQELHQRSLPPKPTTDSSSNKVEALSSGSRALPSSITVKVNTDKPSMGLPKLSVKFFLHAGGNIASKFSYDQVLVAAFRQIPKATWNAKERLWMFPISSLSSAEKVLGQISGYNVEVENIDPLVHRAIAAASALPDLRNRYDRMPKHVESKLLPFQRDGVRFILQHGGRVLLADEMGLGKTLQAIAVSACVRDSWPVLILTPSSLRLHWASMIQQWLDIPPSDILVVLSQCGGSNKAGYTVVPSNTKGSIHLDGLFNIISYDVVPKLQNLLMALEFKVVIADESHFLKNAQAKRTTAALPVIKKAQYVILLSGTPALSRPIELFKQLEALYPDVYKNVHEYGSRYCKGGIFGVYQGASNHEELHNLMKATLMIRRLKKDVLSELPVKRRQQVFLDLAEKDMKQVNALFRELEVIKGKIKACKSQEEVESLKFAEKNLINKIYTDSAEAKIPAVLDYLGTVIEAGCKFLIFAHHKPMIDSIYEFLLKKKVGCIRIDGSTPPASRQALVTDFQEKDAIKAAVLSIRAGGVGLTLTAASTVIFAELSWTPGDLIQAEDRAHRIGQVSSVNIYYLLANDTVDDIIWDVVQSKLENLGQMLDGHENTLEVSSSQPRSSPAKQKTLDSFMKRCKNVDDLEHQSKFKYPRH; encoded by the exons ATGGAATTGGACGATGATGACTGGGAGTTGAGTCCAGAAGAACTGGATTCCCTTGAAAGAGACGCCTTTCAGAAGATCGCTCAACTGCAACGCCACAATcccaattcttcttcttcttcttcctccgcTTCCGTCAACTGTTCTTACTATAACAACAATAAACcaccacaacaacaacaagaactGCACCAGCGGTCTTTGCCTCCCAAACCCACTACTGATTCTTCTTCTAACAAG GTTGAAGCTTTGTCTTCTGGGTCCAGGGCATTGCCCTCATCAATCACAGTCAAAGTGAACACTG ATAAACCATCAATGGGACTACCCAAGCTATCTgtcaaattttttcttcatgCCGGCGGAAACATTGCTTCAAAATTCTCATATGACCAG gTACTAGTAGCTGCTTTCCGCCAAATCCCCAAAGCTACTTGGAATGCAAAAGAAAG GCTGTGGATGTTCCCAATATCTTCCTTGTCATCGGCAGAAAAAGTCCTTGGTCAGATATCTGGTTACAATGTTGAG GTGGAGAACATAGATCCCTTGGTGCATCGTGCTATTGCTGCTGCCTCTGCTCTTCCGGATCTTCGAA ACCGATATGACAGGATGCCTAAACATGTTGAATCTAAGCTTTTGCCTTTTCAACGTGATGGTGTTAG gtttaTCTTGCAGCATGGAGGGCGTGTTCTCCTAGCAGATGAAATGGGACTAGGAAAGAC TTTGCAGGCTATTGCTGTAAGTGCATGTGTCCGTGATTCGTGGCCTGTTCTTATTCTTACGCCTTCTTCCTTACGTCTGCATTGGGCTTCA atGATTCAACAATGGCTGGATATTCCTCCATCAGATATACTT GTTGTTCTATCTCAATGTGGTGGATCAAACAAAGCTGGGTATACAGTAGTACCATCAAATACCAAGGGTAGCATTCATCTTGATGGCCTATTCAACATCATCTCCTATGACGTAGTCCCCAAGCTACAGAATCTACTAATGGCATTAGAGTTTAAG GTTGTGATTGCAGATGAGTcgcattttctaaaaaatgctCAAGCAAAGAGGACAACTGCTGCCCTTCCGGTCATAAAG AAAGCTCAATATGTAATACTGCTTAGCGGAACTCCTGCTCTATCCCGACCAATTGAGCTATTCAAGCAG CTGGAAGCATTGTATCCTGATGTATATAAGAATGTTCATGAATATGGTAGCCGATATTGCAAGGGT GGAATTTTTGGAGTATATCAAGGTGCAAGTAACCATGAAGAATTGCACAATTTGATGAAGGCAACTTTGATGATTAGAAGACTTAAAAAAGACGTTCTTTCTGAGCTTCCTGTGAAGCGCAGGCAACAG GTCTTCCTAGATTTGGCTGAAAAGGACATGAAACAAGTCAATGCTTTATTTCGTGAG TTAGAGGTGATAAAAGGCAAAATTAAAGCCtgcaaatctcaagaggaagtTGAGTCACTTAAATTTGCTGAGAAGAATCTTATTAACAAG ATATATACTGATTCTGCTGAAGCCAAGATCCCGGCAGTTCTAGATTACCTGGGAACTGTCATTGAG GCAGGCTGTAAGTTTCTTATATTTGCACACCATAAGCCGATGATTGACTCTATATATGAGTTTCTTCTT AAGAAGAAAGTGGGTTGCATTCGAATTGACGGCAGCACCCCCCCAGCATCAAGGCAAGCTTTGGTTACAGATTTTCAGGAGAAAGATGCTATCAAGGCAGCAGTA CTATCTATCAGGGCTGGAGGTGTTGGGTTAACTTTAACAGCTGCAAGCACGGTTATTTTTGCAGAGTTGTCTTGGACTCCAGGTGATCTGATTCAAGCTGAAGATCGTGCTCATAGGATTGGCCAG GTGTCTTCAGTCAATATATACTACCTGCTAGCAAATGACACAGTTGACGACATCATTTG GGATGTTGTTCAGAGCAAGTTGGAAAACTTAGGACAG ATGCTTGATGGCCATGAGAATACCTTGGAAGTTTCATCCAGCCAGCCAAGAAGCAGCCCCGCAAAGCAGAAAACACTCGACTCTTTCATGAAGCGCTGTAAAAACGTGGATGACTTGGAACATCAGTCCAAGTTCAAATATCCCCGGCACTGA
- the LOC132176033 gene encoding diacylglycerol O-acyltransferase 3 has translation MEVSGVAFRRVPCLSGAVIDAHSAKPSVSVGPSEFRVLGYGDSRAFTRPRKLYGALMINSGFCDNGHLQYYYAGPRCGGKKEKEKEKEKAVTAKKKLKLLKGLTKDLSKFSDMGFGVDSDDDLAAQAQRKAMSDAAEVLMKQLQHLRAEDDLKRKRKQETSKLDCESSLSESSDSECEEVIDMSCLRSEPHEEPVQLDELQSATQENATTLTLSSWLTEEGNTTEANGLGDCRSENNEVECCTKISTSFSSSNVGHNDISSIATGAQRIEVCMGKKCKKSGGPALLEEFGRVIGVEGAVVECKCLGKCKDGPNVRVLNCADGSQAEGLDVSVMAPTNPLVIGVALEDVGAIVSNFFGDDQKDLAAAVQ, from the exons ATGGAGGTCTCCGGAGTAGCTTTCCGGCGGGTTCCGTGCTTATCCGGCGCTGTAATCGATGCCCACTCTGCCAAGCCATCTGTCTCGGTCGGTCCGAGCGAGTTTCGGGTTCTGGGTTACGGAGATTCCAGAGCTTTCACGAGACCCAGAAAGTTGTATGGGGCTTTGATGATAAATTCTGGGTTTTGCGATAACGGGCATCTGCAGTACTATTATGCGGGTCCCAGGTGTGGTGGGaaaaaggagaaggagaaggagaaggagaaggcgGTCACTGcaaagaagaagttgaaattgCTGAAGGGTTTGACCAAGGACTTGTCCAAGTTTTCTGATATGGGCTTTGGCGTGGACTCTGACGACGATTTGGCTGCTCAAGCTCAACGGAAGGCTATGTCG GATGCAGCAGAGGTATTGATGAAACAACTGCAACATCTAAGAGCAGAGGATGACTTgaagagaaaaaggaagcaaGAGACTTCCAAGCTTGATTGTGAATCATCATTGTCTGAATCGAGTGACAGTGAATGTGAAGAGGTGATTGACATGAGCTGCCTGAGAAGTGAACCCCATGAAGAACCAGTGCAACTAGATGAATTGCAATCTGCTACTCAAGAAAATGCAACAACATTGACCCTTTCTAGCTGGCTGACGGAAGAAGGGAACACAACTGAGGCAAATGGATTGGGGGATTGTAGATCAGAGAACAATGAAGTAGAATGCTGCACTAAAATCAGTACGAGTTTTAGTAGTAGCAATGTAGGCCATAATGACATAAGTAGCATAGCGACAGGAGCACAGAGGATTGAGGTTTGCATGGGTAAGAAGTGCAAAAAATCAGGAGGTCCTGCATTGTTGGAAGAATTTGGAAGGGTAATAGGTGTCGAGGGTGCTGTTGTTGAGTGTAAATGCTTGGGCAAGTGCAAAGATGGTCCTAATGTAAGGGTTTTGAATTGTGCTGATGGCAGTCAAGCTGAGGGGTTAGATGTTTCTGTTATGGCTCCTACGAATCCCTTGGTTATTGGGGTTGCATTGGAAGATGTGGGTGCTATTGTTTCTAATTTCTTTGGGGATGACCAGAAAGACTTGGCAGCAGCGGTTCAGTAG